The following coding sequences are from one Lolium rigidum isolate FL_2022 chromosome 6, APGP_CSIRO_Lrig_0.1, whole genome shotgun sequence window:
- the LOC124668318 gene encoding 60S ribosomal protein L18a-like protein: MATAPTVPPLELSKPVPGEAQDAEAGVRGHRNDRLPCCGLGIGWVLFIAGFFVTIPWYVGAVLLCFYREEKREKPGFIACTIAAVILTILIIVVAILDAVLVHD; the protein is encoded by the exons ATGGCCACCGCACCAACCGTGCCCCCGTTGGAGCTGTCCAAGCCAGTGCCAGGAGAAG CTCAAGATGCTGAGGCAGGTGTACGTGGACATAGAAACGACCGCCTTCCTTGCTGTGGGTTGGGCATTGGCTGGGTTCT ATTCATAGCCGGTTTCTTCGTTACCATTCCCTGGTATGTGGGAGCGGTTCTGCTCTGTTTTTACAGAGAGGAGAAGAGGGAGAAACCAGGATTTATTGCATGCACAATAGCG GCTGTCATCCTTACAATTCTCATCATCGTCGTGGCAATTCTTGACGCTGTACTAGTTCATGATTGA